In Zingiber officinale cultivar Zhangliang chromosome 8B, Zo_v1.1, whole genome shotgun sequence, a single genomic region encodes these proteins:
- the LOC122015091 gene encoding serine/arginine-rich splicing factor RSZ21A-like, with protein sequence MARLYVGNLDPRTTARELEDEFRVFGPLRSVWVARKPPGFAFIDFDDKRDAQDAIRDLDGKNGWRVELSHNSSSRGRDRHGASDMKCYECGETGHFARECRLRIGSGGLGSGRRRSRSRSRSRSPRYRRSPSYGRRSYSPRDRSPRPRSPSPPRRSSHSKSPPNDNQRSESPHTNGYQRRSKS encoded by the exons ATGGCTCGTCTTTACGTTGGTAATCTAGACCCCCGAACCACTGCACGGGAACTTGAAGACGAATTTCGTGTATTTGGGCCTCTACGAAG CGTTTGGGTTGCTAGAAAACCACCAGGCTTTGCTTTCATTGATTTTGATGATAAGAGAGATGCTCAAGATGCAATCCGTGATCTGGATG GCAAAAATGGATGGAGAGTAGAATTGTCCCATAACTCAAGCAGCCGTGGTCGTGACCGTCATGGAGCATCAGATATGAAGTGCTATGAGTGTGGAGAGACAGGTCATTTTGCTCGTGAGTGTCGTCTTCGAATTGGTTCTGGAGGATTAGGCAGTGGAAGACGTCGGAGTCGGAGTCGAAGTCGCAGCAGAAGTCCTAGATACCGCCGAAGTCCTAGTTATGGCCGAAG GAGCTATAGTCCTCGTGACCGCTCTCCAAGACCACGCAGTCCTTCACCTCCTCGCCGAAGCAGTCACAGCAAGTCTCCTCCTAATGACAATCAGCGTTCTGAATCACCGCATACTAATGG ATATCAACGCCGCAGCAAGAGCTGA
- the LOC122017468 gene encoding zinc finger protein ZAT2-like, translating into MGDHSMEMASNPNLTCPECGKIFPSEKSMYGHLRSHPERDYRGVNRQAPAAKKNRKPPAKTRRDRAANTCDCNDDDDIDPEVVAALLLLSDPDRLLEPPRSGFDDGNAHDLDGYQPESTRRKIDSSGNRIYRCDTCFKVFSSHQALGGHVASHNKNKIVAPASIHPGEPEKGAAISEHKCKLCGMIFSSGQALGGHQRRHFKELCHHRAASPSAQSSGGDEIASNRVSPSSPETEEEEEEGPTKRRLLDFDLNMEPFLE; encoded by the coding sequence ATGGGCGATCATTCCATGGAGATGGCGAGTAACCCTAACCTTACTTGCCCCGAGTGCGGGAAGATCTTCCCCTCGGAAAAGTCGATGTACGGACACCTGAGGTCCCACCCGGAGCGAGATTACCGAGGAGTCAATCGACAGGCTCCAGCGGCAAAGAAGAACCGAAAACCGCCGGCGAAAACGAGAAGAGATCGTGCTGCGAACACTTGCGACTGCAACGACGACGACGACATAGACCCTGAGGTCGTCGCCGCCTTGCTGCTTCTCTCCGACCCGGACCGGCTTCTGGAACCTCCAAGATCCGGTTTTGATGATGGGAACGCGCACGATTTGGACGGATACCAGCCGGAATCAACTCGCCGGAAGATTGATTCTTCCGGGAATCGAATCTACCGATGCGATACCTGTTTTAAGGTTTTCTCTTCTCACCAAGCGCTCGGAGGGCACGTGGCCAGCCACAACAAGAACAAGATCGTCGCCCCTGCTTCGATCCATCCCGGTGAACCGGAGAAGGGAGCGGCGATCTCAGAGCACAAGTGCAAGCTATGCGGTATGATCTTCTCGAGCGGGCAGGCCCTCGGCGGCCACCAGAGGCGGCACTTCAAAGAACTGTGCCACCATCGAGCAGCGTCTCCGTCCGCTCAGTCCAGCGGAGGCGACGAGATCGCGAGCAATCGAGTTTCTCCTTCGAGCCCGGAgactgaggaggaggaggaggagggaccGACGAAGCGCCGTCTGCTGGACTTCGACCTCAACATGGAGCCGTTCCTCGAATGA
- the LOC122016175 gene encoding protein CHROMOSOME TRANSMISSION FIDELITY 7-like, which yields MQQSKISAFFKPSTPSSSIARSECDIDRTHKDGGDAGAKAPGLIASGSSRMLNKKRSYAQYHLELGQSDFLLRSCSVCGMMYAPGDESDEKLHGDFHKKYYEGIRFKGWRGERVVSTPSGGNCRILLVLDGDSPSHKRKVKEVLTIVEKELGFSDGQLLNKLCKVYLFISSNRVVGCLVAEPIRTAHRVVESCTSCEHTDYTKFCQNLERKCPTLQFGGFSFKREVIRSVSKNRTTIDECETGAVLCEEEPVPALCGFRGIWVVPSQRRKRIAFQLLDAARHTFLPDTVLEHAQCAFSPPTSSGRALASRYSGNNTYLIYREDDV from the exons ATGCAGCAATCGAAGATCAGCGCCTTCTTCAAGCCTtcaacgccttcttcttcaaTCGCTCGAAG CGAGTGCGATATCGATCGGACTCACAAAGATGGAGGAGATGCGGGAGCGAAGGCGCCGGGCCTGATCGCGAGTGGTTCCTCCAGGATGCTCAACAAGAAGAGGAGCTACGCGCAGTACCATCTCGAATTAGGGCAGTCGGACTTCCTCCTCCGCTCCTGCTCCGTCTGCGGGATGATGTACGCCCCCGGGGACGAGTCGGACGAGAAGCTCCACGGGGATTTCCATAAGAAGTACTACGAAGGAATTCGGTTCAAG GGCTGGCGCGGCGAGAGAGTTGTCTCGACGCCCAGCGGAGGCAATTGCCGCATCCTGTTGGTGCTCGACGGTGACTCCCCATCGCACAAGCGCAAG GTTAAGGAGGTGCTTACGATCGTGGAGAAGGAACTTGGGTTCAGTGATGGTCAACTTCTGAATAAACTCTGCAAG GTTTATCTGTTCATTTCAAGTAATAGGGTTGTTGGTTGCCTAGTTGCTGAACCGATAAGAACTGCTCATAGAGTTGTAGAAAGTTGTACATCGTGTGAACATACCGACTATACTAAATTTTGTCAAAATTTAGAAAGAAAATGCCCAACATTGCAATTCGGAGGATTCAGCTTCAAGAGAGAAGTTATCAGAAGTGTCTCCAAGAACAGGACAACCATTGATGAGTGCGAGACCGGAGCTGTTCTTTGCGAAGAAGAACCTGTCCCTGCCCTTtgtgggtttaggggcatttggGTTGTTCCTTCCCAGAGAAGGAAACGAATTGCCTTCCAACTATTAGATGCTGCAAG GCATACATTTTTACCAGATACAGTTCTGGAGCACGCACAGTGTGCCTTTTCTCCTCCAACCTCGTCTGGAAGAGCATTAGCATCTAGATACAGTGGCAACAACACTTACCTAATCTACAGGGAAGATGATGTGTGA